In the Duncaniella freteri genome, one interval contains:
- a CDS encoding ParB/RepB/Spo0J family partition protein, which translates to MTENTILAIGLLDFNKGQLQGLPKNPRFFRDYRYEAMKKSIEESPEMLELRELIVYPYPEGRYIVVCGNLRLRACKELGYKELPCKILNPETDVKKLREYATKDNVSFGENDVDVMINEWDKSELQDWGVEFSPEKKTDEFKERFDSITDETAIYPLVPKYDEKHELFIIQSGNEVDSNWLRERLGMQRMRSYKTGKVSKSNVIDVKDVRVALEGERK; encoded by the coding sequence ATGACCGAAAATACAATTTTAGCAATCGGCCTCTTGGATTTCAACAAGGGGCAACTCCAAGGACTCCCGAAGAATCCCCGGTTCTTTCGGGACTATCGCTATGAGGCGATGAAAAAGAGCATTGAGGAATCTCCCGAGATGCTTGAACTCCGTGAACTAATCGTCTATCCATATCCGGAGGGGCGGTACATAGTCGTTTGTGGCAATCTGCGTTTGCGTGCCTGCAAGGAACTCGGCTACAAAGAGCTTCCCTGCAAGATTCTCAACCCTGAAACCGATGTGAAGAAGTTGCGCGAATATGCCACAAAGGACAATGTGAGTTTCGGCGAGAATGATGTTGATGTGATGATCAACGAGTGGGACAAATCAGAGTTGCAGGATTGGGGAGTTGAATTTTCCCCGGAAAAGAAAACCGATGAGTTCAAAGAGCGGTTTGATTCGATCACTGATGAAACCGCAATATATCCCCTGGTCCCCAAATACGATGAGAAGCACGAGTTGTTCATCATTCAGTCAGGTAACGAGGTTGATAGCAACTGGCTCCGTGAGCGTCTTGGTATGCAGCGTATGCGCTCCTATAAGACCGGCAAAGTGAGCAAGAGCAATGTTATCGACGTTAAAGATGTTCGTGTCGCATTGGAGGGCGAAAGGAAATGA
- a CDS encoding DUF3560 domain-containing protein gives MTRKERQEARAERYREYADNADKRATAAFNASSAAVEHIPLGQPILVGHHSERAHRRALERSNSSMMRSVHESEKAAYYRQKAEAVENNDNIYIGDDDAVERLKKKIAELTALQEQMKGANKIVRAKSMSDVDKIDALVHLGISRPKANKMVGSQIIFPGYMLTNNNAKINAAKKQLAKAEALTSKEDREYTIDDITIEECYSENRVRIYFPGKPGEETRTKMKRGGFHWSKTLGCWQCYINRRSLDLIKEITSQTNKPDNNGI, from the coding sequence ATGACACGAAAAGAGAGACAAGAGGCCCGGGCGGAGCGTTACCGAGAGTATGCCGATAATGCCGATAAAAGAGCAACAGCCGCCTTTAATGCCAGCAGCGCCGCAGTTGAACACATTCCCCTCGGTCAGCCTATTCTCGTGGGACATCATTCAGAACGAGCCCACCGCCGCGCCCTGGAGCGTTCCAATAGCTCAATGATGCGGAGTGTTCACGAATCCGAGAAAGCGGCTTATTACCGTCAGAAAGCCGAGGCGGTTGAGAATAACGATAACATCTACATCGGCGATGATGATGCGGTAGAACGGCTCAAAAAGAAGATTGCTGAATTGACAGCCCTTCAGGAGCAGATGAAAGGAGCCAACAAGATAGTCCGCGCCAAGAGCATGAGCGATGTCGATAAGATTGATGCTCTTGTTCACCTCGGAATCTCAAGACCAAAGGCAAACAAGATGGTCGGCTCACAAATCATCTTCCCCGGCTATATGCTGACAAACAACAATGCCAAAATCAATGCCGCCAAAAAGCAACTTGCAAAAGCGGAGGCTCTGACATCAAAGGAAGATAGAGAGTACACCATTGATGACATCACAATCGAAGAGTGCTACTCTGAGAACCGTGTCCGCATCTATTTCCCCGGCAAACCCGGAGAGGAGACAAGAACAAAAATGAAGAGGGGCGGCTTCCACTGGTCAAAAACATTAGGATGTTGGCAGTGCTATATCAATCGCCGGAGCCTTGACCTCATCAAAGAGATAACAAGTCAAACCAATAAACCCGATAACAATGGGATATAA